One Cohnella candidum genomic region harbors:
- a CDS encoding MFS transporter has product MKSKLIIVGLMLFTVFIGFGIIIPVLPQLVSDVSPESANWHTGLMLTLYSLMSFLLAPVWGGLSERIGRRPVIMIGVLGFSVSFLLFGLSGDSLALMYVSRVLGGLFSGAVTACIVAYVADVTTNEQRTKGMAVVGMSIGMGFTFGPLFGGLLSKVSHHTPFFAAAILSLFTFLAALIKLEESLTPEKREAARKRVRVSRWTAFQGALKFLYTLAFFVTFSLAILEGTLQLYGMERFNVTPLKVGYMFFFCGLIGALVQGGIVRRHVKKGQEGRFIAIGLVFSAAGFFLLLTANSWIMATIYLCVFGIGNALLRPCVTSLITQKTKVDQGTASGLSSSMDSLGRIVGPILGSALLSVTSWLPFVVSGLLSLAALGLLARFRAADGVTSAESA; this is encoded by the coding sequence TTGAAAAGCAAATTGATCATCGTCGGCTTGATGTTGTTCACGGTATTTATCGGCTTCGGCATCATTATTCCCGTATTGCCCCAGCTTGTGTCGGACGTCAGTCCCGAATCGGCGAACTGGCATACGGGCCTCATGCTGACGTTATATTCGCTGATGTCGTTCCTGCTCGCTCCCGTGTGGGGAGGGTTGTCGGAGAGGATCGGCCGGCGTCCGGTCATCATGATCGGCGTGCTCGGCTTCAGCGTGAGCTTCCTGCTGTTCGGCTTGTCCGGCGACAGCCTGGCGCTCATGTACGTGTCGCGCGTCCTGGGCGGGTTGTTCTCCGGCGCGGTCACCGCTTGCATCGTCGCCTATGTGGCGGACGTGACGACGAACGAGCAGCGCACCAAAGGGATGGCCGTCGTCGGCATGAGCATCGGCATGGGGTTCACCTTCGGACCGCTGTTCGGGGGGCTGCTCAGCAAAGTATCCCACCATACCCCGTTTTTCGCCGCGGCGATTCTGTCTCTGTTCACTTTCCTGGCCGCTTTAATCAAACTGGAGGAATCGCTCACACCGGAAAAACGCGAAGCGGCCCGCAAGCGGGTTCGGGTATCGCGCTGGACCGCGTTCCAGGGAGCGCTCAAGTTTCTGTATACGTTAGCGTTTTTCGTGACGTTCTCGCTCGCGATTCTGGAAGGGACCTTGCAGCTGTACGGCATGGAACGCTTTAACGTCACCCCGCTAAAGGTCGGGTACATGTTCTTCTTCTGCGGGTTGATCGGCGCGCTCGTGCAGGGCGGCATCGTCCGTCGGCACGTGAAAAAGGGGCAGGAGGGGCGGTTTATCGCCATCGGGCTGGTGTTCTCCGCGGCGGGCTTCTTCCTTCTTCTGACGGCGAACAGCTGGATCATGGCCACCATTTACCTGTGCGTCTTCGGGATCGGAAACGCGCTGCTCCGTCCTTGCGTGACCTCCTTGATTACCCAGAAGACGAAGGTGGACCAGGGAACGGCGTCCGGCTTGAGCTCCTCCATGGACAGTCTCGGCCGCATCGTCGGTCCGATTCTCGGTTCCGCCTTGCTCAGCGTCACTTCTTGGCTGCCTTTCGTCGTGTCCGGCTTGCTGTCCCTCGCGGCGCTCGGGCTGCTGGCCCGGTTCCGCGCGGCGGACGGCGTGACTTCGGCTGAGTCGGCCTGA